The Paenibacillus sophorae genome has a segment encoding these proteins:
- the vanR gene encoding VanR-ABDEGLN family response regulator transcription factor yields MDVNILIVEDEKDIADLLEVYLKNDGYVVYKFHSGTEALKKIEQMEFDLAILDVMLPDIDGFKLCSKIREQFFYPIIMLTAKVEDTDKITGLTIGADDYITKPFNPLEVMARVKTQLRRYKRYNEKSQASVKERAEYDIRGLVINKETHTCTLYGEELTLTPMEFSILWHLCEYQGKVVSSEQLFEEIWGEKFLDNNNTVMAHIARLREKLKEPVRKPRFIKTVWGVGYKIE; encoded by the coding sequence GTGGATGTAAACATTTTAATCGTAGAAGATGAAAAAGACATCGCAGATTTATTGGAAGTATATTTGAAAAATGACGGTTATGTTGTTTATAAATTTCATAGTGGGACAGAAGCATTGAAGAAAATTGAACAGATGGAATTCGATTTGGCCATTCTTGATGTTATGCTGCCTGATATTGACGGATTCAAGCTATGCAGCAAAATTCGCGAACAATTTTTTTATCCGATCATTATGCTTACAGCCAAGGTAGAAGATACGGATAAAATAACAGGACTTACAATCGGTGCAGACGATTATATTACAAAGCCGTTCAACCCTTTGGAAGTGATGGCGAGAGTAAAAACTCAATTACGCAGGTATAAAAGATATAACGAGAAAAGCCAGGCTTCAGTAAAAGAACGTGCAGAGTATGATATTCGAGGGCTTGTGATCAATAAAGAAACCCATACTTGTACCCTATATGGTGAAGAATTGACATTAACACCAATGGAGTTCTCGATTTTGTGGCATTTATGCGAGTACCAAGGAAAAGTTGTATCGTCTGAACAACTTTTCGAAGAAATTTGGGGCGAAAAGTTTTTAGACAACAATAATACGGTGATGGCACATATTGCAAGACTGCGTGAGAAGCTAAAAGAGCCTGTACGAAAGCCAAGATTCATCAAAACTGTATGGGGAGTTGGTTACAAAATTGAATGA